Proteins found in one Brevibacillus brevis genomic segment:
- a CDS encoding late control protein, whose protein sequence is MQRTSGVMTYQDIKVVWPYGPIRLDQLEFVHQTGTHATLTITGIVPEDKEDEIINRAGTHDPIELYKVEGGEKQPIFMGRLDHVEIKVVRDIHYVTIKAVSHTYALDMSVKTRSFQQVNRLYRDVVDEIMSIYHGGDVIDQAFDDRQQGKFIMQYEETDWTFLKRIASHVGAVLVPDLSAHKVRLWIGMPEGRKRIKLEEESPYEVNRAIAPYMKKAANGSSSVSEYQYTTYAFDYDDLLQIGDEVQREGQTFVITKVTGKLEQGLLRWSYICAVPEAVKQTKLYNKAIIGAAIDGKVIQIGRNQVKLHLNMDKKQEPSKAQWFPYAAEGNQILYLMPELGSKVKLYFPSAEEDDGMVMNSVRHAPKGAAAEKQERQMQDPGVKTFGNPQGKEFTLGDKELTMTAQEGMLYISMNKDVGVSLKSTSNVNISASGALTLTGAAVSLSGTESLNVKTASDTIELLEENKSSSEEIKLDATVRQAFPRILSAFEKDVQENGLAAVMLRRTVNNQLSEAKGKLDALGDTLLGLWNVVVDAGDIASTALPTSYLVDAIYEGVTGEERPSLLERNDLARGAVETATNAVNYVGDTVTGNKSWEQIKSDAKSFGQGLYDDYIDPFVKDAQYDQDNLFSGGLWTRSEEQSYAKGQNEFKKDMVVAEVAVSALSAGTGTAVTRTVKLANKLDGPNGKKKSGDHEGNGKGVLLPNSSIDDAMSAVLKDGKLKTHGKSFAESMIELQEKVDKFLKQMNGVFNGRVVVLRDAVTGQPMVYWMRHDDMPGSTGGGRGSNHLNSDAGNGRTGHVEKPLDTSNKKGLPKVVNGDSGHSNHSPSLNSKADGTNKNNSQGSNKPDNEARTGQAQHAEKPLDIPDEKDLPKVVNGGIGHSNHSTPPKGKGDSTKKNDSQGEKKPDTEGTGNVPPIKPIEPRGEPIKFEPLIKQEKIAQQTYDRLRRTGLDMNELELFSKNTGLSLEEAIELKKHLFLTEHVNLPDTITGKYYYTGYFHPDMHIAYGWEKALQGELSPAGKAWFRQLADHELAESKMMQEGMPYRKIESWNPKEGLTGKPPNEGAHDLAPLPPKDFPDFKADETIL, encoded by the coding sequence ATGCAGCGTACAAGCGGCGTCATGACCTATCAGGATATAAAAGTCGTTTGGCCATATGGACCAATACGGTTAGATCAGCTGGAGTTCGTCCATCAAACAGGCACGCATGCCACGCTCACGATCACAGGAATTGTCCCGGAAGACAAAGAGGACGAGATCATCAATCGTGCCGGCACCCACGATCCCATCGAGCTGTACAAGGTGGAAGGCGGGGAAAAACAGCCGATTTTCATGGGGCGGCTGGATCATGTGGAAATCAAGGTCGTACGGGATATTCACTACGTCACAATAAAGGCCGTGTCGCATACATATGCGTTGGACATGAGCGTGAAAACACGTTCGTTTCAACAGGTGAATCGGTTGTACCGGGATGTCGTAGACGAAATCATGTCCATCTATCACGGTGGAGATGTCATCGATCAAGCCTTCGACGACCGCCAGCAGGGCAAATTCATCATGCAGTACGAGGAAACAGACTGGACCTTTTTAAAGCGAATCGCGTCCCATGTCGGAGCCGTGCTCGTACCGGATTTGAGTGCGCATAAGGTACGCTTGTGGATCGGCATGCCCGAGGGACGCAAGCGAATCAAGCTGGAAGAGGAATCGCCATACGAGGTCAACCGGGCTATCGCGCCGTACATGAAAAAAGCCGCAAACGGCTCCTCGTCTGTCAGCGAGTACCAGTACACGACGTACGCCTTCGATTATGACGATCTGCTACAAATCGGGGATGAGGTGCAGCGGGAAGGGCAAACGTTTGTCATTACAAAAGTCACTGGGAAGCTGGAGCAGGGACTCTTGAGGTGGAGCTACATATGTGCCGTGCCAGAAGCCGTCAAGCAAACGAAGCTGTACAACAAGGCCATCATCGGTGCGGCGATCGACGGAAAAGTGATTCAAATTGGTCGCAATCAGGTCAAGCTCCACCTGAACATGGACAAAAAGCAAGAGCCAAGCAAGGCCCAGTGGTTCCCGTATGCGGCGGAAGGCAACCAAATTTTGTACCTCATGCCCGAGCTCGGCTCAAAGGTAAAGCTGTACTTCCCGAGCGCCGAAGAAGACGACGGCATGGTCATGAACTCCGTACGCCATGCGCCCAAAGGAGCGGCTGCCGAGAAGCAGGAGCGGCAAATGCAGGACCCCGGTGTGAAGACGTTTGGGAATCCGCAGGGAAAAGAGTTTACGCTCGGGGATAAAGAGCTGACGATGACTGCTCAGGAAGGGATGCTTTACATCTCGATGAACAAGGATGTTGGCGTCAGTTTGAAAAGTACCTCGAATGTGAATATCAGTGCGAGTGGTGCCCTGACCTTGACAGGGGCAGCCGTGTCTTTGTCCGGGACTGAGAGCTTGAACGTGAAAACGGCGTCGGATACGATAGAACTGTTGGAGGAAAACAAATCCAGTAGTGAGGAGATTAAGCTGGATGCGACCGTACGTCAGGCGTTTCCGAGAATATTAAGTGCGTTTGAAAAGGACGTTCAGGAAAACGGTTTGGCTGCCGTCATGTTGCGCAGAACTGTCAACAACCAATTATCTGAGGCGAAAGGGAAATTAGATGCTCTCGGAGATACCTTGTTAGGCTTGTGGAATGTGGTAGTAGATGCCGGAGATATTGCGTCGACCGCGTTACCAACATCGTATCTGGTAGACGCCATTTACGAAGGGGTGACTGGGGAAGAGCGACCTTCTCTCCTCGAACGAAATGATCTCGCGAGAGGAGCTGTAGAAACCGCTACGAATGCAGTCAATTACGTGGGAGATACGGTAACGGGCAATAAATCGTGGGAACAAATCAAATCCGATGCAAAGTCGTTTGGACAAGGGCTATACGATGACTATATCGACCCATTCGTGAAAGACGCCCAATATGATCAAGATAACTTGTTTAGCGGTGGTCTGTGGACCAGATCAGAAGAACAAAGCTATGCAAAGGGCCAGAATGAGTTTAAGAAAGACATGGTGGTTGCAGAGGTAGCGGTAAGTGCTCTTAGTGCTGGTACAGGTACAGCCGTTACGCGGACAGTGAAACTGGCCAATAAGCTGGATGGGCCGAATGGCAAGAAAAAGTCTGGTGACCATGAGGGAAATGGGAAAGGTGTCCTTTTGCCTAATTCCAGTATTGATGATGCAATGAGCGCCGTCCTTAAGGATGGAAAGCTAAAGACGCATGGTAAGAGTTTTGCAGAGTCGATGATTGAGTTACAAGAGAAAGTGGATAAGTTCCTCAAGCAGATGAATGGTGTGTTTAATGGAAGAGTTGTCGTTCTAAGAGATGCTGTTACAGGTCAGCCTATGGTTTATTGGATGCGGCATGATGATATGCCTGGTAGCACTGGAGGCGGTCGTGGCAGTAATCATCTCAATAGTGATGCAGGGAATGGTAGAACTGGTCATGTTGAAAAACCTCTCGACACTTCCAATAAGAAGGGTTTACCAAAGGTAGTGAACGGAGATTCTGGGCATTCCAATCATTCACCATCGCTGAATAGTAAGGCAGATGGTACGAACAAAAATAATTCTCAAGGAAGTAATAAGCCAGATAATGAGGCAAGGACAGGACAAGCTCAACATGCTGAAAAACCTCTCGACATTCCTGATGAGAAGGATTTACCAAAGGTAGTGAACGGCGGAATTGGGCATTCGAATCATTCTACGCCTCCTAAGGGGAAGGGTGATAGTACTAAGAAAAATGATTCTCAAGGTGAAAAGAAGCCGGATACTGAGGGGACGGGTAATGTACCACCAATTAAACCTATTGAACCGAGAGGAGAGCCTATAAAATTTGAACCACTTATTAAGCAAGAAAAAATTGCTCAACAGACATACGATAGGTTAAGAAGAACAGGTCTAGATATGAATGAACTTGAACTGTTCTCCAAAAACACAGGACTTAGTTTGGAAGAAGCTATTGAATTGAAGAAACATCTGTTTTTAACTGAGCATGTTAATTTACCGGATACTATTACTGGAAAATATTATTATACGGGTTATTTTCATCCGGATATGCATATTGCTTATGGGTGGGAAAAGGCACTTCAAGGGGAATTATCGCCTGCAGGAAAAGCATGGTTTAGACAATTAGCAGACCATGAACTAGCGGAAAGTAAAATGATGCAAGAAGGAATGCCATATCGTAAAATTGAATCATGGAATCCTAAAGAAGGATTAACTGGAAAACCACCTAACGAGGGAGCTCATGATCTAGCACCTCTTCCACCAAAAGACTTCCCAGATTTTAAAGCGGATGAGACTATTTTATAA
- a CDS encoding helix-turn-helix domain-containing protein, translating to MSDKSQCYPTIEMMARNIGCSSKSVERHIKELADKKMILVSQGKNNTYSLSNYLHCHPYLLMSEKTHEVIGSVRKQVNERELTLWIQGMVKRDEYKSYIDQLQRLNERRLPIDKFAEKEILESYAQFLKAEMTKRFPSDVNG from the coding sequence ATGAGCGACAAAAGTCAATGCTATCCGACCATCGAAATGATGGCTAGAAACATCGGATGCAGTTCAAAGTCAGTAGAACGCCATATCAAGGAATTGGCAGACAAGAAGATGATTCTAGTCAGTCAGGGTAAGAATAACACCTATTCCCTGTCGAATTATCTGCATTGCCACCCATATCTGCTAATGTCGGAAAAGACCCATGAGGTTATCGGAAGCGTACGGAAGCAAGTAAACGAGCGAGAGTTGACGCTTTGGATTCAGGGCATGGTCAAGCGTGACGAATACAAGTCGTATATTGACCAACTTCAAAGACTCAATGAAAGAAGACTGCCCATTGACAAATTTGCTGAGAAGGAGATTCTGGAAAGCTATGCTCAGTTCCTGAAAGCTGAGATGACCAAACGCTTTCCGTCCGATGTGAACGGGTAA
- a CDS encoding SUKH-3 domain-containing protein: MSNETIKILRNSGWYEGRNIDTKEIEENLEKLGFTIYPEVRKFLSEFGNLVIEDTINDETHNTGVKFRSQGAFKAEEKYAQENLVPVGFIDSDNLVLFVSESGKVYCSTGKLGDNAKEAWESLIGGSGFKPWGSF; the protein is encoded by the coding sequence ATGAGTAATGAAACTATAAAGATTTTAAGGAATTCTGGTTGGTATGAGGGAAGAAATATAGACACTAAAGAAATTGAAGAGAATTTGGAAAAATTAGGTTTCACCATTTATCCGGAAGTGAGAAAATTTTTATCAGAGTTTGGTAATCTAGTAATAGAAGATACTATAAACGATGAGACCCACAATACAGGTGTGAAGTTCAGAAGCCAGGGAGCTTTCAAAGCAGAGGAGAAATATGCTCAAGAAAATTTAGTGCCCGTGGGTTTTATTGATAGTGACAATCTTGTGCTATTTGTATCAGAAAGTGGAAAAGTGTACTGTAGTACAGGGAAATTAGGTGATAATGCAAAAGAAGCATGGGAAAGTTTAATTGGGGGTAGCGGTTTTAAGCCGTGGGGGTCTTTCTAG
- a CDS encoding IS256 family transposase, with product MMSKEQIKQWIKEKNMKSVDDVQSALKDLFAETIQEMLEAEMESSLGYAKHDMKNKRTTNSRNGYSKKTVRSEYGEVDIQIPRDREGEFEPAIVRKHQSNVTGIEDQILALYAKGVSTRDIQDHLQQLYGIEVSPTLISNVTNKIVPLIKEWQNRPLQSVYAVVFLDAIHFKVKQDGAIVNKAAYMVIGIDLDGHKDVLGIWVGENESAKFWLHVLNELKNRGVQDILITSVDNLRGFTEAISACYPKTEIQKCVIHQIRNSIKYVSYKDLKRVTAELKPIYKAPTEQAALEEFDQFEQTWGSKYPLMVRSWRSNWEEIATFFKYPPEIRKLIYTTNVIESYHRQLRKVTKGKAIFPTDDALLKMLYLVTMDVLRKWTGRVHNWGQILMQLSVFFEDRVRPHIR from the coding sequence ATGATGTCAAAAGAGCAGATCAAGCAGTGGATCAAGGAGAAAAACATGAAGTCTGTGGACGATGTTCAGTCAGCCTTGAAGGATTTGTTTGCTGAAACGATCCAAGAAATGCTCGAAGCTGAGATGGAGTCCTCACTTGGATATGCCAAGCATGACATGAAAAACAAGCGAACAACCAATAGCCGCAACGGTTATAGCAAAAAAACGGTTCGCTCCGAGTATGGCGAAGTCGATATTCAAATTCCTCGTGATCGTGAGGGAGAATTTGAGCCTGCCATCGTAAGGAAGCACCAGTCCAATGTAACAGGGATCGAAGATCAAATCCTCGCGCTGTATGCAAAAGGCGTATCCACACGTGATATTCAAGATCATCTACAGCAGCTCTATGGCATCGAAGTCTCACCAACACTCATTTCTAATGTCACGAACAAAATCGTTCCACTGATTAAAGAGTGGCAAAATCGCCCCTTGCAATCGGTATATGCCGTTGTTTTCTTAGACGCTATTCACTTTAAAGTAAAACAGGACGGGGCTATCGTCAACAAGGCTGCCTATATGGTCATTGGCATTGACCTTGACGGTCATAAAGATGTCCTTGGTATCTGGGTTGGCGAGAATGAATCGGCTAAATTCTGGCTACATGTACTCAATGAACTGAAAAACCGTGGAGTCCAGGATATTCTCATTACTAGCGTCGATAACCTCCGAGGCTTTACGGAGGCTATTTCAGCATGTTATCCAAAGACAGAGATTCAGAAGTGTGTCATCCATCAAATACGTAACTCTATTAAATATGTTTCCTATAAGGATTTAAAGAGAGTGACAGCTGAACTAAAGCCTATTTACAAGGCTCCAACGGAGCAAGCTGCACTGGAAGAATTCGATCAGTTTGAGCAAACTTGGGGGAGTAAATATCCCTTAATGGTACGCTCCTGGCGTTCCAACTGGGAGGAGATTGCGACCTTCTTTAAATATCCTCCAGAGATTCGAAAGCTGATCTATACAACTAATGTTATTGAAAGTTACCATCGTCAACTTCGAAAAGTAACGAAGGGAAAAGCTATATTTCCGACAGACGATGCCCTTCTAAAGATGTTATATCTCGTAACCATGGATGTCTTACGAAAATGGACGGGAAGGGTCCACAATTGGGGACAGATTCTCATGCAGCTATCTGTTTTCTTTGAGGATCGCGTACGGCCACACATCCGTTAA